In Myxococcota bacterium, the sequence GGCTACTCCATGAACCAGATGGGCGCCTCGATCCTGCTGAACCCGCGGGGTCAGTCGCTGGTGGACGCGACTTACCGGACGCTGGGCTACCGCAGCGACGCCTCGGGCGTCTGGATGAAGTAAAGCCCCCGACGTCCTCGTGTCGATGACACGAGCGCGGAGGGGCGCGCCTTGACTGACCCGAAGAGCCAGACGGTCGCGCGCATCGCCTTGCCCGTGGACGACACGCTGGGCGTGCGGCGCGCGCCGGGGCTCGTGGTCGTGGCGGGTGCGGACATCGGGAAGCGCCACGCGCTGCCCGCCGCGGGCGTCGTGATCGGCCGCGACCCGAGCGTAGCGGGCCTGGTGCTCGTCGATCCGGCGGTCTCGGCGCGACACTGCTCGGTGGAATCCGACGGCGCCGGGGGATTCCAGGTCGTGGACCTAGGCAGCCGCAACGGCACGTTCCTGAACGGCGAGAAAGTCGCCGAACGGTCACTCGCCGAGGGGGACAAGATCTTCCTGGGCGAGACGGTCCTGCGCTTCTCGCTGCACGACGCGATCGAGGAGCGCTTCCACGACCGCGTCGACACGCTGATGAACGTGGATGCGCTCACGGGGCTGTTGGTGAAGCGCGCCTTCGACCTCGAGCTGTCGCGCGCGTTCGAGACCGCGCAGCGCACGAGCGGCTCGCTGTGTCTCCTGATGATGGACCTCGACGGGCTGAAGTCCATCAACGACGTGCGCGGGCACCAGATGGGCTCGCTGTGCATCGGCGAGGTCGGCAAGATCATCCTGCAGGAGATCGCGCCGCTGGGCCGCGCCTGCCGCTACGGCGGCGACG encodes:
- a CDS encoding GGDEF domain-containing protein; its protein translation is MTDPKSQTVARIALPVDDTLGVRRAPGLVVVAGADIGKRHALPAAGVVIGRDPSVAGLVLVDPAVSARHCSVESDGAGGFQVVDLGSRNGTFLNGEKVAERSLAEGDKIFLGETVLRFSLHDAIEERFHDRVDTLMNVDALTGLLVKRAFDLELSRAFETAQRTSGSLCLLMMDLDGLKSINDVRGHQMGSLCIGEVGKIILQEIAPLGRACRYGGDEFIAFIDSQGLPATETVAERIRTRVAGCEFIRDGVRVSTTISIGVAEWHAGLRTPDHLLQIADEALYRAKRAGRNQVAR